A single genomic interval of Bradyrhizobium sp. sBnM-33 harbors:
- a CDS encoding nuclear transport factor 2 family protein — MNNPTAKDIVLNAWKTFATRDAGLIASLFTPDAEWIAPRRNATAVALAHTDHMIGPDQIARFIASEMHRLFSAIEISFRAVHADGNTVIIEERMRATLPEGRSYDNDYCFVFVVAGDRIKEVREYMDTRKGWQMIFGETAE; from the coding sequence ATGAATAACCCGACAGCCAAGGACATCGTCCTCAACGCGTGGAAAACATTCGCAACGCGAGACGCCGGCCTGATCGCATCCCTGTTCACGCCGGACGCCGAATGGATCGCCCCTCGCCGCAATGCGACGGCGGTGGCACTCGCGCATACCGATCACATGATCGGCCCCGACCAGATCGCGCGCTTCATCGCCTCCGAGATGCACCGCCTGTTCTCCGCAATCGAGATCTCGTTCCGCGCCGTCCATGCCGATGGCAACACGGTGATCATTGAAGAGCGGATGCGGGCGACCCTTCCGGAAGGTCGGTCGTATGACAACGACTACTGCTTTGTCTTTGTTGTCGCAGGCGACCGCATCAAAGAGGTTCGCGAGTACATGGACACGCGAAAGGGCTGGCAGATGATTTTCGGAGAAACGGCGGAGTGA
- a CDS encoding polyphosphate kinase 2 family protein, whose amino-acid sequence MNKKSQQPLADELKPYVAPFRYDGAGEFHLKSHKTNEKGGLDKESATKIIEANRKRLNEFQEKLYAQDRWSMLLIFQGMDAAGKDSAIKSVFEGVNPQGCEVTSFKQPSPKELDHDFLWRSTIALPERGHIGIFNRSYYEECLVVRVHPEILAKQKIPQRLVTKDIWKERFEDISAMERYLARNGTVILKFFLNVSKEEQRERFLARLEEPAKNWKFSLADIDERKLWAKYQAAYQDVIRHTATRAAPWIVVPADHKWFARVVIGSTIVAALEKLDLHFPKVDKADRSEFAKVREALLAEEGGAAKK is encoded by the coding sequence ATGAACAAGAAGTCGCAACAACCTCTGGCCGATGAACTGAAGCCCTATGTCGCCCCGTTCCGCTACGACGGCGCGGGCGAGTTTCACCTCAAGTCGCACAAGACGAATGAGAAGGGCGGCCTCGACAAGGAGAGTGCGACGAAGATCATCGAGGCCAACCGCAAGCGACTGAACGAGTTCCAGGAAAAGCTCTACGCCCAGGACCGCTGGTCGATGCTGCTGATCTTCCAGGGCATGGACGCCGCCGGCAAGGATTCGGCGATCAAGAGCGTGTTCGAGGGCGTCAATCCACAGGGCTGCGAGGTCACCTCGTTCAAGCAGCCGTCACCCAAGGAGCTCGACCACGATTTTCTCTGGCGCAGCACGATCGCGCTGCCGGAGCGCGGCCACATCGGCATCTTCAACCGTTCCTATTATGAGGAATGCCTGGTGGTGCGGGTGCATCCGGAAATTCTCGCCAAGCAGAAGATTCCACAGCGGCTGGTGACCAAGGACATCTGGAAGGAGCGGTTCGAAGACATCTCGGCGATGGAACGCTACCTCGCGCGCAACGGCACCGTGATCCTGAAATTCTTTCTCAACGTCTCCAAGGAGGAGCAGCGCGAGCGCTTTCTCGCGCGGCTGGAGGAGCCCGCCAAGAACTGGAAGTTCTCGCTTGCCGATATCGATGAGCGCAAGCTGTGGGCGAAGTATCAGGCCGCCTACCAGGACGTGATCCGCCACACAGCGACGCGGGCGGCACCATGGATCGTGGTCCCCGCCGACCACAAATGGTTCGCCCGCGTCGTGATCGGCTCGACCATCGTCGCAGCTCTCGAGAAGCTCGATCTACATTTTCCAAAGGTCGACAAGGCCGACCGCAGCGAATTCGCCAAAGTGCGCGAAGCGTTGTTGGCGGAGGAGGGTGGTGCGGCGAAAAAGTAG